Within Triticum dicoccoides isolate Atlit2015 ecotype Zavitan chromosome 1B, WEW_v2.0, whole genome shotgun sequence, the genomic segment TGTGGGCCTGGTCGCCACCTGGGCCCTTGGGCGCATGGGCTTATGACCCCACAAGTGTTCACTTTCAATAAAATATTATCTCTAAATTTACTCAGATATTTCTAAATTCGTTTTTGGGCAGACCAAATTCATGAATGTTGATATACCAACATACACATAAACATGCAGCCGGCCTTTCTAGAACTTTATTAATAGTTTAGCCCAGTATAAAACAACGATAATTTAATAAGAAAATGACCTCCAAAATTATAAATACATTTAGAACGTATCTTGCCTTTGTCTAATAGATCTGGCTGCACATGTTCAATTCAAACACCTGATCATCGTCTATTTTCAGGTACCTGGAAAAGAAATCGTCTATTTTCAGGTACAAAACAACTGTAGCCTGACACACAAACACATACTAGGTACATATTTGGACACTAGCGGTGAGCACACAAAAACGTGAAGTGCAATTTTCACGAGAATTGCTAAAATAATATGGAAGGCTAAAATTCTGACGCAGATTTTTAGACACAATCTGACGTTTGCGAGATATCTGGGTCCAATTAATAATGGAGAGTAGTAATTAGTTTGCTGTGGCGGCCTCGGCCGCAATCTGAGCGTGCATCGTCATGAAGAGCTCCACCAGCCTGCTCACGTCCGGCATCACGGCCACCACCTCGTCCAGCGCGCCGAAGTGGTCtgcccacgcggccaggagcggcaTCGTGACTGGGTCGAAGGCCTTGACGCCCAGCATCGCCTCCATGGCGCGCACCCCTGCGAGGAGGCCGCCGAGGACGATGTCCACATACCCGGCGCTGTCGCCTCCAAAGAAGGGCTTCCCCTTGGAGATATCCCTCAGGGCCGCCTCCAGGGTGTTCAAGGCAGCAGTCGCCTGTTTGTTCCCCTCCACTTTCTCCCCCTCCGTCTTGCTCCATGACGCCTGGTTCATCGCTTTCACGAGCTGCTCACGCGCAAAACGAAACCGCGCCGGTCAGACAATTGCCCGCAATCTCAAAGCACACAAACACGCGACGGGTCGAACGATCATGTGAAGCACAATACCGTGTCCTCGATGAAGGCGGCCCAGAACCGGGCGACGGCGCGCTCGTAGGGGTCGGCCGGGAGGAGGGGGGGGCCGGCTCCGCCGAAAGCCTCGTCGATGTACTGTAGGATGACCAGCGACTCGCAGACGGGGTTGCCGCCGTGGATCAGCACGGGGACCTTGTTATGGACGGGGTTTGACCGGAGGAGCAGCTCGCTCTTGTGCTGGAGGTCCTCCTCTGCGTACTCGTAGCTGATGCCCTTGATGCTGAGGGCAAGGCGCACTCGCAGGACGTACGGGCTGTACCACGCGCCCAGCAGCTTCAGATCGTCTACTGCTCCGGCCATTGCTGGTGTGGTGTCTGTCAACTCAAGGTCTGAACTTTGCACGGAGATTGTGTTTTTGGTGCCTCAGTTTTAAGACTCCGGAGGAGAACACGCGAGGCATATATAGAGCATAGCAGAGATTCTTCCGATAGAACGGTGCGAAGGACTAGTTGTTTGGTTGATTCTTCGAACCGTCTATTTTTCCGACTTAGAGTACTTTTTTGACTTGGTCAAGTAATCAAGTCTGAACATATGTCCCGCGCGCTTTGGCATGGATAGGTATGAGGGAGACCCCGCTGACAAACTTCAGCCACACATTCATTTCCTGTTTGTCAGCTTGCACACAAAAATCGTTCCTCCACTTAGTAGGCCTGTATGGTGCAAGGCTAGCCACGCCATAGTATGCCAAAGTTGACTAAGTTTAGACTTATAAGATTTACTACACTTTGCCAAGACTAAAAGAATTTTGCCAAACTTTACCATGCTACTTCACATGAAACTTGTTATTGGAAAGTGGGCCTAGCCAAAGATGCGTCTTGAAAACAATACCCACCCTACTTAGGCAATTTCACTAAAATTTACGAAAATGTAAGGCATAATTTTAATTTGGCTATTGATGCtagcttattatttatttatttttgcgagAAAAACTTATGATATATTCATCGATTGTCAAGGTAGTATAAAGAACACCAGAagtaaaaaatactccctccgccccaaatataagacgctttttgacactattgtagtgtcaaaaaacgtcttacattatgggacggagggagtacattcagTCCCGTAAACCATCTAGTAATGACTACAAGCACTAGAGCGAGCCAAAGACGCGCCGCCTTCTTTGCCCCCTCCCCCNNNNNNNNNNNNNNNNNNNNNNNNNNNNNNNNNNNNNNNNNNNNNNNNNNNNNNNNNNNNNNNNNNNNNNNNNNNNNNNNNNNNNNNNNNNNNNNNNNNNNNNNNNNNNNNNNNNNNNNNNNNNNNNNNNNNNNNNNNNNNNNNNNNNNNNNNNNNNNNNNNNNNNNNNNNNNNNNNATCAGAGTAGGGCAAACTTTGTTGTAGTAAACAGTcgtgaagtcgtcgtgctaagacaccaTAAGACCGGACGACCAGCGCGCCAGAACAACGACCGTCATTGTGAAGAGAAGCGTAaatcagaaggatccaacctatAGACACATCAACACGGTTGAACGAAGACAGGATCCATgtggatccaccgaagacaaaaGCCAACTGAATTCCGCCGGAGACAAACCTCCATACACCCTTCAACAATGCTAGAAACACCATTGAGACAGAGACTTGACGGAgagaatcttattccatcttcaaaAAGTCGCCGCCGTTTGGTTTTTCTGAGGACGACGCTAGCTTATTCATGGGAGACGAGTTGAGTAT encodes:
- the LOC119335921 gene encoding probable glutathione S-transferase GSTU6 — its product is MAGAVDDLKLLGAWYSPYVLRVRLALSIKGISYEYAEEDLQHKSELLLRSNPVHNKVPVLIHGGNPVCESLVILQYIDEAFGGAGPPLLPADPYERAVARFWAAFIEDTLVKAMNQASWSKTEGEKVEGNKQATAALNTLEAALRDISKGKPFFGGDSAGYVDIVLGGLLAGVRAMEAMLGVKAFDPVTMPLLAAWADHFGALDEVVAVMPDVSRLVELFMTMHAQIAAEAATAN